From the genome of Malus sylvestris chromosome 6, drMalSylv7.2, whole genome shotgun sequence, one region includes:
- the LOC126626219 gene encoding spermidine synthase 1-like translates to MAEKNGSVTGFAGFVDEDLVEDVEIMSAAANGHQNGNTEMGLVFDNNGKEKAEAIPSSVAFTKAFTKAGWYADVSTDGPGKAHLYKMEKTLFHGKSEFQDLFVFQSSEHGNVAILDGFLQLTERDEFAYQEMLSHLPLCSIPNPRKVLLVGGGDGGILREISRHSSVEEIDICEIDTMVIDVYKRFFPDIAVGYKDPRVQVRIDDGVAFMKSVPQGTYDAIIIDAFQGMGATAQELSDKDFLESVARALRPGGVLSTPADSFWSKDFVNFADTVANCHKIFKGSVNYAWTTVPAYTSGIIGFMLCSKEGPTVDFKHPINPLNQENYGVAKGPPKFYNSEIHTAAFRLPSFAEKVIGFQMS, encoded by the exons ATGGCTGAGAAGAACGGTAGTGTTACTGGTTTTGCAGGTTTTGTTGACGAAGACCTTGTGGAGGATGTTGAAATAATGAGTGCAGCTGCAAATGGTCATCAAAATGGTAATACTGAGATGGGATTGGTCTTTGATAATAATGGAAAGGAGAAGGCAGAGGCCATACCTAGTAGTGTTGCATTTACTAAGGCATTTACTAAGGCAGGATGGTATGCTGATGTTTCCACAGATGGACCTG GGAAGGCACATTTATATAAGATGGAGAAAACCTTATTTCATGGGAAGTCAGAGTTTCAAGatctttttgtttttcag TCATCAGAGCATGGCAATGTAGCCATCTTGGATGGTTTTCTTCAACTCACAGAGAGGGATGAATTTGCTTACCAGGAAATGCTCTCTCACCTCCCACTTTGCTCTATCCCAAACCCAAGGAAG GTCTTGCTTGTTGGAGGCGGAGATGGAGGCATTTTGAGGGAAATATCGCGTCATTCTTCTGTTGAAGAAATCGATATATGCGAAATTGACACAATGGTGATAGAT GTTTATAAGCGTTTTTTTCCGGACATAGCTGTGGGATATAAGGATCCCAGAGTGCAAGTACGCATAGACGATG GAGTTGCATTCATGAAGTCAGTTCCTCAAGGCACATATGATGCAATTATAATTGATGCATTCCAGGGCatgg GTGCTACAGCACAAGAACTTTCTGATAAGGACTTCCTGGAATCAGTTGCAAGGGCTCTTCGCCCCGGCGGTGTGCTGTCTACCCCGGCGGACAGCTTCTGGAGCAAAGACTTTGTTAACTTTGCCGATACCGTAGCAAACTGCCACAAAATATTCAAGGGCTCCGTCAACTATGCCTGGACAACAGTTCCTGCATATACAAG TGGGATCATTGGGTTCATGCTTTGCTCGAAGGAAGGACCAACCGTGGACTTTAAACACCCtataaatccattaaatcaAGAGAACTATGGCGTGGCAAAGGGACCTCCCAAGTTCTACAACTCAGAG ATCCACACTGCTGCGTTTCGACTGCCATCTTTCGCAGAAAAGGTTATCGGTTTCCAGATGTCATGA
- the LOC126626220 gene encoding uncharacterized protein LOC126626220 produces MPGPGPHLMYAMGSGLALTTLSGGRFSPHHTLFYTVNAFFGPDIGSFSEWLDSVFGFGFGSELADFVHDPIFYFLLLGLPLCFLYSWVSGVLLQRRVLDSFSGVPLTKKQCFLLVSAGSFSHFFLDHLFEENGHSSEYTWILSTGWWEGRAPVNPDAVVVVGILCIILIGGFVYINRVRPHRSITKQSIQSAILIAIVALLYSLWCASQIFWVNPRRPAVGEEADYGVLVFLAKYFFLPHLLCILSMHPRDLEAEQIPP; encoded by the exons ATGCCGGGCCCTGGTCCGCACCTCATGTACGCCATGGGTTCGGGCCTGGCTCTGACCACCCTCAGCGGCGGCAGGTTCAGCCCCCACCACACCCTCTTCTACACGGTCAACGCCTTCTTCGGCCCCGACATCGGCTCCTTCTCCGAGTGGCTCGACTCCGTCTTCGGCTTCGGCTTCGGCTCCGAGCTCGCCGACTTCGTCCACGATCCCATCTTCTATTTCCTCCTCCTGGGTCTTCCTCTCTGTTTTCTCTACTCCTGGGTTTCTGGAGTTTTGCTTCAAAGGCGGGTGCTTGATTCGTTTTCTGGG GTGCCCCTTACTAAGAAGCAATGCTTCTTGCTGGTGTCAGCTGGTTCTTTTTCACACTTCTTCCTTGATCACTTGTTCGAG GAGAATGGGCATTCATCAGAGTATACATGGATTTTGAGCACTGGTTGGTGGGAGGGTCGAGCACCGGTTAATCCAGATGCTGTTGTTGTAGTTGGCATTTTATGCATCATCTTAATTGGCGGCTTTGTATACATCAACAG AGTTAGGCCTCACAGGTCTATTACCAAACAATCGATACAATCAGCGATTCTAATTGCTATCGTAGCACTCCTGTACAGCTTATGGTGTGCAAGCCAAATATTCTGGGTAAATCCACGCCGGCCAGCAGTTGGCGAAGAGGCTGATTATGGGGTTCTCGTGTTTCTAGCGAAATATTTCTTTCTCCCTCACCTTCTGTGCATTTTGTCCATGCACCCAAGAGATCTTGAAGCAGAGCAAATCCCACCATAA